The Lycium ferocissimum isolate CSIRO_LF1 chromosome 1, AGI_CSIRO_Lferr_CH_V1, whole genome shotgun sequence genome includes a region encoding these proteins:
- the LOC132061475 gene encoding pathogenesis-related protein STH-2-like, which yields MGVTTYTHETTTPVAPTRLFKALVLDSDNLVPMLMPQVVKNIEIVEGDGGAGTIKKMNFVEGYPIKYLKHKIHVVDDKNLVTKYSMIEGDVLGDKLESVSYDIKFEAAGNGGCICKSITEYHTKGDYVLKEDEHNEGKNKGLELFKTIETYLLANPYMSPRFNLHLKKNRPHVHER from the exons ATGGGTGTCACTACTTATACACATGAGACAACAACACCAGTTGCCCCTACTAGGCTATTCAAAGCTTTGGTTCTTGATTCTGACAACCTTGTACCCATGTTGATGCCACAAGTTGTTAAGAACATTGAGATTGTTGAGGGTGATGGTGGTGCTGGAACCATCAAGAAGATGAACTTTGTTGAAG GTTATCCGATTAAGTACTTGAAGCACAAGATCCATGTTGTTGATGACAAGAACTTGGTGACCAAGTACTCAATGATCGAAGGTGATGTTCTTGGAGACAAACTGGAGTCCGTTTCTTATGATATCAAATTTGAAGCTGCTGGGAATGGAGGGTGTATTTGCAAGAGCATAACTGAGTACCACACAAAAGGTGATTATGTGTTGAAGGAAGATGAACACAATGAAGGCAAAAATAAAGGCCTGGAACTTTTCAAGACTATTGAAACATACCTCCTCGCCAATCCTTACATGTCTCCACGCTTTAACTTACATTTGAAAAAGAATCGCCCACACGTGCATGAGAGATGA